In Oscillatoria acuminata PCC 6304, a single window of DNA contains:
- a CDS encoding BolA family protein, with product MVSPDQVKAMIETQLPDAQVTVEDLTGTRDHYQVIVVSSHFEGLPRVRQHQLVYGSLQEAMSTEAIHALTMKTYTPEAWSQVSGAVS from the coding sequence ATGGTTAGCCCGGATCAGGTCAAGGCAATGATCGAGACACAATTGCCGGACGCTCAGGTGACGGTTGAAGATTTGACTGGCACCCGAGATCACTATCAGGTCATCGTCGTTTCGTCCCACTTTGAAGGACTACCCCGAGTGCGGCAACATCAGTTGGTGTATGGTTCTCTCCAAGAGGCTATGTCCACAGAGGCGATCCATGCGCTAACCATGAAGACTTATACCCCAGAGGCTTGGAGTCAAGTCTCGGGGGCCGTCTCATAA
- the grxD gene encoding Grx4 family monothiol glutaredoxin, protein MTITPELKERLDNIVKRNKITVFMKGTKLMPQCGFSNNVVQILNTLGVPYETVNVLDDYEIRQGIKEYSNWPTIPQVYVNGEFVGGSDILIELYQSGELQQMVEVALAS, encoded by the coding sequence ATGACTATCACTCCCGAACTCAAAGAGCGACTTGACAATATCGTAAAACGGAACAAAATTACCGTTTTCATGAAGGGGACCAAGCTCATGCCCCAATGTGGTTTTTCCAACAATGTGGTGCAGATTCTCAACACTTTGGGCGTTCCTTACGAAACCGTTAACGTTTTGGACGATTATGAGATTCGTCAGGGGATCAAAGAGTATTCCAACTGGCCCACAATTCCCCAAGTCTATGTTAATGGTGAATTTGTTGGCGGTTCTGATATTCTGATTGAACTCTATCAAAGTGGTGAATTGCAACAGATGGTTGAAGTAGCTCTGGCTTCTTAA
- a CDS encoding DUF6761 family protein, whose translation MLQDTATIRHYQKLTDSLVDMWNRGYRLDDLRLYLEGYIAALRQTNTIEAFHIHRFEEEAIRFLHDPSNFELVPQPQAETGYY comes from the coding sequence ATGCTTCAAGATACTGCAACCATTCGCCATTATCAAAAACTCACAGACTCCTTGGTAGATATGTGGAATCGGGGATATCGCCTGGATGATCTGCGCCTTTATTTAGAGGGGTATATTGCCGCTTTGCGACAAACCAATACCATCGAAGCGTTTCATATCCACAGGTTTGAGGAAGAGGCCATTCGATTTCTCCATGACCCCTCTAATTTCGAGCTAGTCCCGCAGCCCCAAGCTGAAACGGGGTACTATTGA
- a CDS encoding response regulator transcription factor — protein sequence MGSVCILIVEGNPHLRSLLGWHLQQVGYGVYQSADIRHAREIFYNRHPTLVILDNELPDGDGLEFCRWLYQQQETLILILSARNTESDIVEGLKSGADDYLKKPFGMQEFLARVESLVRRHRRMTPPASLDYGDLQIDLVQRRVRYQEDAIELTPQEFSLLYVLAQAGGLPMSRPELLRRAWPDAIDNPRTIDTHVLSLRKKIETDPRQPSLIQTVRNVGYRLNTEILNATPSQQPEQPMGKKTPMRQLTPVGAVPLSRG from the coding sequence GTGGGATCTGTTTGCATTTTAATTGTAGAAGGCAATCCTCATCTGCGATCGCTGTTAGGGTGGCACCTACAGCAAGTAGGATATGGGGTTTATCAATCAGCGGACATCCGTCATGCCCGAGAAATTTTCTATAATCGCCATCCAACTCTAGTCATCCTTGACAACGAATTACCCGATGGCGATGGTTTGGAATTTTGCCGCTGGCTCTACCAGCAGCAAGAAACGTTGATTTTAATTTTATCTGCTCGCAATACCGAATCCGATATTGTAGAAGGCTTGAAATCAGGAGCCGATGACTATCTAAAAAAACCCTTTGGGATGCAGGAATTTCTCGCCCGAGTCGAATCTCTGGTCCGACGTCATCGCCGAATGACACCACCGGCCAGCTTAGACTATGGCGACCTGCAAATTGATTTAGTCCAGCGCCGGGTTCGATACCAAGAGGACGCGATCGAACTCACGCCCCAAGAATTTAGTCTGCTGTACGTCCTCGCTCAAGCTGGGGGCCTGCCCATGAGCCGTCCGGAACTGCTCCGCCGAGCATGGCCGGATGCCATTGATAATCCCCGCACCATTGACACTCATGTCCTCTCCCTGCGGAAAAAAATCGAAACTGACCCCCGACAACCTAGCTTGATTCAAACGGTCCGTAATGTGGGCTATCGCTTGAATACGGAAATACTCAATGCGACTCCCTCCCAACAACCGGAACAACCGATGGGGAAAAAAACCCCGATGCGTCAATTAACTCCAGTCGGCGCGGTTCCACTCTCTCGCGGCTAG
- a CDS encoding ABC transporter ATP-binding protein yields the protein MAIEQNAQLRLDRVSLNAAIAGARMEKPILNEICFDVYPGDRLAIVGPSGGGKTSLLRLMARLIDPSRGALYLDGQDYRKIPVLELRQQVTLVLQDSKLLGMTVQEAIAYPLNLRGMKSPQIQERVSTWMDRLHLPTEWLERTEMQLSVGQRQLVALCRALVIEPKILLLDEPTSALDVGRAEHLLQVLAEVALHTETTLIMVNHQLDLAQQFCNRLLYLHKGTLLEDLPEEQIDSAKLRSAIVQAEAEAASEWE from the coding sequence TTGGCAATAGAACAAAATGCTCAACTGCGGCTGGATCGAGTCAGCCTGAACGCAGCGATCGCAGGGGCGAGGATGGAAAAACCCATCCTGAATGAGATTTGTTTTGATGTTTACCCCGGCGATCGCCTAGCCATTGTGGGTCCCTCTGGAGGGGGGAAAACCTCCCTCTTACGACTGATGGCTCGACTCATCGACCCTAGCCGTGGTGCACTGTATTTGGATGGACAAGATTACCGAAAAATCCCAGTCTTGGAACTGCGTCAGCAAGTGACCCTCGTCTTGCAAGACTCAAAACTGTTAGGCATGACCGTCCAAGAGGCGATCGCCTATCCCCTGAATCTACGCGGAATGAAATCCCCTCAGATTCAGGAGAGAGTCTCCACTTGGATGGATCGCCTACATCTGCCTACCGAATGGCTGGAGCGAACAGAAATGCAGCTATCGGTAGGACAGCGGCAGTTGGTGGCCTTATGCCGCGCCTTAGTCATTGAACCCAAGATTTTGTTACTAGATGAACCGACCTCCGCCTTAGACGTGGGTCGCGCTGAGCACCTCCTACAAGTTTTAGCTGAAGTGGCCCTACATACGGAGACGACTCTGATTATGGTCAATCACCAACTCGACCTCGCCCAGCAGTTTTGCAACCGCTTATTGTATTTGCACAAAGGCACCCTTTTAGAGGACCTGCCGGAGGAGCAGATTGACTCGGCAAAGTTGCGATCGGCGATCGTCCAAGCGGAAGCAGAGGCTGCCTCGGAGTGGGAATGA